A window of Pan paniscus chromosome X, NHGRI_mPanPan1-v2.0_pri, whole genome shotgun sequence genomic DNA:
CTGGTCCGAGGGTGCTGGTGACAGCAGACACAATGGAGGTAGTCTACTACATTATGGGTGAAGAGTGAGCGCAATGGATGCAAGTACTGGAAGAAAAGGAGCATGAAGCCAATGGAAATCAGATAAGCAATAATGAGCTGCAAGGCAATCAAGGAATGACAGTAATTCAGTAACACTTTCACTCCAAAGAACTTAAAAACCAAGACCATGATCACATTCTCTACCAACCTCACACTATAGTGCAGGCCCATATGTCCCCAGTTCTGCCCTTTGTCGACGAGATCTCTGTCTGCCAACCTCAACTGCAAAGCTGACCAGCAAGAGAAGTTGATGCCAGCATAGAGGATGGTGACTGAAATCAGGACCACCAGAGTGCCGACCCGGCTGAAGTTTTTCTCAATGTTATTGGGCATCTGGGCACCACTTCTCCAGAACTTAATCCAGGGCTCAAAGAGGATGATCAGGAAGTTGAGCACTAGGAAGGGCACAGCCTTCAATTTCAAAGTGGCTGAGAAGAGCACCAGAATCAGGAGGCGGGAAGTGATCTCCAATGTCCGCCAGATGGTGATGCAGAGGACTTCTAGTGGCCCAAGGCGAATCTTGTAGTCATCGTACTTGATCTGGATAGCCAACATATTGCAAAGGGTGGCCCCATAGGTGACAGATACCAGGGAAAATACCATTAGCAcaactgttaaaaacaaaaagaaaaacaaaaacaggcaatcAGTCAATGTTGGTAATGAAGGCTGTACTTATAACCCAGAGGTCCAGAGAGATGACGGTGAGACTTGAGAGCTCCAGTTAAGAGCAAATGCAAATATGATCACAGCTATGTAAACAAATAGCATGCACTTGAATAGACTTTCTCCAAAGGcggtatacaaatggccaacaggtatatgaaaaggtgttcaacatcactaatcatcacaaaaatgcaaatcaaagccacaatgagatatcacctcacacctgttagaatggctattattaaaaaaaaataagtgttggtggggatgtaagaAAAAGGACCTTGTACACTGTTTATGGGAACATAAACTgacacagccattatggaaaacagcatggaggttctccaaaaaaattaaaaacagaacggCCAAACGATCAaataatcccactgctgggtgtatacctaaaggaaatcagtatctcaaagagatatctgcactcccatgctcaTTGTAGTATTATtctcaatagccaagatatggaaacaaactCAGTATctgttgacagatgaatggataaagaaaatctggtgggtgtgtctgtgtgtgtgtgtgtatgaatattattcaaccataaaattACGGAAACCCTGCCATCCgtgacaacacagatgaacctagaggacattatgctaagtgaaatgagctagacacataaagaaaaatactgcattgtcttacttatatgtggaatctaaaaaagttgaacacctagaaacagagtagaatgggTGGTTACCAGGGGATGGGGATTTAGGGAAATAGAAGGATTTTGATCAAAGGCTACAAATTTAGAGTTATAAGATAAATAAGTTTCAGAgctctaatgtacaacatgatgactatagttgacaataatgtattgtgtacttgaaatttttaaagagagtagatcttaagttttaccacacacacacacacacacacacacgtacaaaaatgataactatgtgaggtgatgaatgTGTTAATTAGTTtggttgtggtaatcatttcacaatgtgtacatacatcaaaacatcacattgtacaccttgaatatatacaataaaacaaaatagatgcacaaaaaattgaaaaaatgaaccaaaatatctttttttgtgtgtgatagtCTTATATCAGTTTTAGAAAtctttttctctacatttctctattttctaaatttctcatGATGAACATATACTGTAACACTttaataatcatataaatatacaaaataaacttcCTTAAAAAGCATGGGTCTTAGAACATTGAGAAGTCACTAACGTGAGAAGAGTACATATAAAGGTATCAGGCAGACTTTGCTGATGAAGCAGGCTTCGGAGCAAACATTGAATAAGGCAGAAAGAACTCTATCTGAAAAAATCCAGTCTTAGGAGACTCATAGAGAACGCTCTTGCTAATAGAAGTCCCTTCTTTGATGTATATCTTCTTCAAGGAACTAACATTGTTTGTGTGTTTCTAGAACACTTAGCTTCAGTGATGTGTCAAAATGTGTATTGAAAATTCCATGAAGGCAGGAGGGACCATGTTttcttcactgctgtattcccagAGCCTAACATATTACCTggaacatagcaggtgctcaataaatgtttgtggaattaaTGAAGACTTCTGAGATTAGAGAGGTGCATAAAATACCTAATTAGgttgggtgcggtgactcatgcctgtaatcccagcacattgggaggccaaggcggatggatcacctgaggtcaggagttcgagaccagcctggccaacatgatgaaaccccatctctgctaaaaatacaaatattagtcaggcgtggtggcgtgcacctgtattcccagctacctgggatgctgaggcaggagaattacttgaacctgggaggcagaggtaatAGTGggccacgattgcaccactgcgatccagcccgggcaacagagtgagactctgtctcaaaaagaaaaaaaaaaaattagccaggcatgatggcatgcctgtaatcccagctgctcaggaggctgaggcacgagaatcacttgaacccacgaggcagaggttgcagtgagttgagatcgccccactgcactccagcctgggtgacagagtgagactccttctcaaaaagaaaaaaaataaaaaataaaactaattagaAATCCTTGGTTCCAGCCGtgcacacggtggctcacacctgtaatcccaagcactttgcggggctgaggtgtgtggatcacctgaggtcaggagttcaagaccagcctgaccaacatggtgaaacccggtctctactaaaaatacaaaaattagctgggcatggtggtgcatgcctgtaaggaggaagggaagaaagaaagggagaaagagagaaagggaggaagggaggaagacagaaagagagagagagaaagaaagagagaaagaaaagaaagaaaaagaaaaggaaaaagagagagaaagaaagaaagaagaaagaaagaaagaaagaaagaaagaaagaaagaaagaaaggaaagaaagaaagaaagaaagaaagaaagaaagaaagaaagaaagaaagaaatccttggTTCAGCTGTATGGGAACTTTTGGAAGTCACTGAATATCTATGTACCTCAGTTCTCAATTCACTGAGATACTCAAGAGTTGCTTATATTTGTCATCAGCAATGTCAATTCATTACCCCCATATGTTAGGAATCTCTGAGTTTGCAGCAGAGTAGTTCAAAAATTTCCAAACCCTGTTGCCTCACCCATGACATCCATGGAACCATATGTTAGAGTAGTGGCCCTAAAGAGCCAGGATGCTCCCTAACCTACCTAAGCCTCAACTATAGATGACACAGGTggccctttccttttcttcctttatgtCAAAGGATGCTGATTACTAAGAAAAATCCAGTGCTCTCAAGAGAAGTGGGAGGGCTGAGGAATACTCATCCAAAAGGAAAGCTGGAGTTTTCTGTTCCTATTAAAACACTTGATCTAGGGAAAAGGTGGCCATAGAGATGTCAACTTAATCTTTTACTTTCAGTGGAGGAAAAGTTAAGATTTCCCCCATGTAAACCCAAAAGGAAGCACAGCTCTGAGTTCTTCAGTTTTAAGTAGAGTGTTGGAGTCTCAGAGACTGGAATTGGAGACTCTTGAAGTGGTGACTCTTGTCTTTCTCAACCATTCTCAGTCCCATCCTCAAGAGCTGATGCATCTTATGTAACTGGGAATGTGAGAGCATACATCCAGCTGTGTGGCGATGCTTTCCCTTACATTAGAACTCATTTATTGATTAGTAGtgtaacagaaggaaaaaaacctgTTGCTTCCAATAAATGTCAAAACATTTTCAGTCTGTGTCCCTACAAATACACTCATGCCATAAGAGAACAAAATACACAGGCTCTGGAGGCAAACACCCTGAATTCCAATCCAATCTTTGCTTATGGGACCTTGGGGGAATATACTTAAACTCTCAGTGCGTCTGTTTCTtcgtctgtaaaatgagaatgataattatctcatagggttgtggtaaagattaaataaacatttacatgtaaAGGGCTTAGAGAAATGCCTAGAACCTAGTAAATTCTTTTAGCTgtgttcttctttcttcttcttccttcttcccttctttctttcctttttctcctcctccccctcctcctctttcttcctattCTTTGTCATCTTCATCATCCCCCTATTTCCAAAAGTATGGTAGGTGGGTTTACTTTACCTGGATACTATCCTGCTACTTAGAAAATCAGGTCATTTTAAAACTGATAGAACATCTGAAAGTAAGCCTTATAAAAATGTAAGACTCATAGCAAGAAAACTATACAACTTTACTGAAGAAAACTATACAATTTTACtgagatacattttaaaatatttaataaaatggagAGATTTATCATTTCACAATATGAAATCCAACAAtcctataaagatgtaaattctcCCAAAATAACCTAAGTAATTTGATGCAAATCTCAATCGGAATCTcaatgaaatgtttttttcttttgctgttattattttgctttgttttttgtaggatgaattaaaaaattatcttgaaaattAATCTACTTAAAAGATTGGGGAAAATTGTTCTACCAGATGAGAGATGTGATAGGCCTTTGTAAGAAAGGCACAAAATCTAAAAGCAATAAAGAAtttgaatacataaaaatgtaatacTTCAGAATGCCAGAAGATACTACAAAGTGTATTGTGGATATTAAATATATCACACACATATTACATGTAtgacatgtatatacatatttaaaacgtGTGTATGTACAagcaaaaaattatacaaatatatgcatacatactcATTCACAGCAGAGAAAGGATTAATAACAAGAATAAGTAAATAGCTcctaaaaattaatatgaaaaagacaACCCACTAGAAAAAGcgagtaaaatatataaacaagcaATTCACAGAACACACAATGACCAAACACAAAAAGATGCTCAGCTTCATTCATAACCAAAGAAAGcgaattattttaaaagccaattattttataattatacaaataaagaATATTGAGTTTAAgatatgaagaaacagaaacaggcacatttgtatactgttggtgagagtataaattcatatatctttttggaagagttatttggcaatatcaataaaattttaaacatacatatccttccacccagcaattctactgctATAAATATATCCTACAAAGTCTCATTCATGTACACAGGCATTTATAAAGATGTTTACTGTGGCATAATTTGCAATTAGGAAACAActtttttgtgaaaaattaaaatttgtgagGCTGACATAGGGCTCCTGCTGCCCCTCTTTCTTCCACAGTGTGAAGTCCTTAATCATGGCCTCCAAACATCTGCAGAAGTAAAGCATCATGGGAACTTAACTAAAGCTGTCCTGAGAAGGGAGGTTGtaatgaggggaaaaaataacTTGGGGAGGTTgtgctacctttttttttcctttttgagacaatCAATAGAATCCTATCGATAGAAAATTAGGAGAATAAAAATAGTCTAATTCATATAaaggaaatgtatattatatatttattattgttatacatgtatatataaataacttgAGAAAAGACATACTGGCATACTGtacttttgaaaaatactttgtTGACAGAATGTTTCATACAGTCCATTTTGGGGCAAaaacatgtacaatatatattgtatgtatgtttatgtttACATAGTAAAAATAAGTCCAGAAGGATATATACTGGATGATTAACAGAGGTTATCTTTGGGGAGTGAGATTACGTTTCCTATTTTATATCTATTCTgtatggtttttaatttttactataaCCATGTCTgacttttgtaattaaaaaaagataaagaccaAAACTAGTAATGCATGatcacaaaaaaaattttcaaaccatacagaagaattttaaaaagtaagactgCTGACTTTTCATTCCCACTCCGCAGAGGTAGTTTCTTGCATAGTTTCCAGAAATTTTCTGTGCAAATACAATTACTTATATGTCAGTTTGTGCATGTAttacttttgttatttatttatttatttatgagacgggagtctccctctgtcgcccaggctggggtgcagcggtgcagtctcagctcactgcaacctccacctcccaggttcaagcaattctcctgcttcagcctcccaagtagctgggattacaggcacccaccaccacgcctggctgaatttttttttgagacagagtctcgctctgttgcccaggctggagtgcaacggtgagatctcggctcccaggttcaagtgattctcatgcatcagcctcccaagtagctgggattataagcatccaccaccatacccagctaatttttgtatttttagtagagacagagttttgccaggccaggctggtctcaacctcctgacctcaggtgatccacctgcctcggcttcccaaagtgctgggattacaggtatcagccaccatgcccatccttgattttttttgtatttttagtagagatggggtttcaacatgttggccaggctggttttgaactcccaacttcaagtgatccacctgtcttggcctcccaaagtgttaggattacaggcatgagccaccatgcccagccgtaaTGTACACTTATTTTTATTAGATGATTTAAAGGAAAAGCATCATCATTTCCAAAGAGTTTTCTCCTCAAACTACTATGTATGTGAAAAGCTTCAAGACCAACAGAACTTCAAGAACAATTCTTAgtggggaaaaaagacaaaagagggCAAATTTTCTCCTTACCTTATTTGAGACATGGGACTTTGCCAAACAGGGTTAGAATCTAATAGGAAATGGTCCAAACCTGTACCCACACCTATACCAGTGCCTGCCCAAGCAGATGAAGCAAATCTCAGGCTGTTAAAATTCATTAACAACAATTTATCTCAACTTTGAAAACACTGACTCACATTTCATCTTCTGCTAGAGGTCTTACTCATTTCAGGATCACTCTTCTACAAGTGGGAAATTAGGTCAGTGATTGCTTTGTAACTTCCTCCAAAGATCACAGTGAAGGTCAGAACTTGGTCCAGGCCTGACTCTCATTAGTATTAACcccacgctttttttttttttttttttttgagacggagtcttgctctgtcacccaggctggagtgcagtgacgcgatctcggctcactgcaagctccgcctcccaggttcacgccattctcctgcctcagcctcccgagtagctaggactacaggcgcctgccaccacgcccggctaattttttgtatttttagtacagacgggttttcatcatgttagccaggatggtctcgatctcctgaccttgtgatccacccgccttggcctcccaaagtgctgggattacaggcttgaaccaccatgcccagcccacgttccttttctttctctccactgGCATTAGCAgaaatgattaaatcattggTTCCCAAATGTGGCTGATCAAAATCAACTGGGTACCTTTTAGAAATACATATTAAGATTGATTCAAGTCTGGGGAGtgaatataatttcaaaaagaaGCTCATCACATGATTCTGATGATCAGTACTATTTGGGAACCTCTTATTAAAGACTGCCAtccttaaacaaacaaaacaacagcataatttaaacattttgggCAAGGGAAAATATCCTACTGACTGCTGGTATTACTAGCTTCTTCTGGGCCCAGAGAAGGTTTATCTGTGACATTTTTAGTCTAAACAGCTTACCTGTTTAAGAAATCTGGCAGGCTTGAGATGTCTGACTCCACAAGTTCTTTAACTATCTCCCAGTGCTGTCcgatagaactttctgtgatgatggaaatgtttataCCTGTGCCATCCAATACAGTAGTTGCTAGCAACACACGGCTGCTGagaacttgaaatgtggctagtattaatgaacaagtttttaattttatttaattttaagttaaatAGCCACATGAAGCTAGTGGCCAGTTTATTAGACAGCTTGGGTCTAGACTTCTAAGACCCTTGATTTAACTGGAGCCCTCCCCTCTCCTGACCCCACTCACCTCTACCCAGGGGAACCTCTGCAGAGATCAGGCTCACATAGAGCTGATAGGTCAGCTGGGGCACTGAGCCCAGGAAGGCTTGGATCTGTGACATACGTTTGTAGGCATTGCGGTGCATAGCCAGGGTCCGGATGGAGTGGCCCACCTCCCATTCTATCAGCACCTCCTCGCCATCTATTAGCATCTTCTTTCGGGTGAGGCTGACATAGggctcctcctgctcctctttcTTCCACAGTGTGAGGTACTTAATCATGGCCTCCAAACATCTGCAGAAGTAAAGCATCATGCAAACTTATCTAAAGCTGTCCTGGGAAGGGAGGTTGtaatgagggaaaaaaataacttgGGGAGGTTgtgctactttattttatttttgagacaaggtcttactccatcaccctggctggagtgcagtggcacaatcataattcattgcagctttgacctcctaggctcaaatgatcctcccacctcagccttctgagtagctaggactacaggcgcatgccaccatgccagctatttttaatttgtgtagaGAGGAGATCTAgacatgttgcccagactggtctcaaactcctgggctcaagcaatcctactgccttgacccaaagtgctgggatcctaaagtgctgggatcacacgTGTGAGACACCATGGCCAGCCTGcactactttttgtctttttctctcttctgttctgaTCATTTCTCATAAGTCAAAGGGTGGATCTTGCCTTCTACAAGTTACATGAATCTAAATCCATTTTTGTTCAGTCATCGACTGACCTAAGAACACTGTTTCAGAAGTACTTGTTTGAGGACTCGAGgaattgttttgtctttttaagaatAGGCCTGTGGCAGGTAGAAAAGTGCCTTGAACACAAAGGTATTAAGTCGATACTGTTTTCCTAGCAAAATAATGAAGGTTCCAAAGGCCCTGTTTTCTTACCTCAAATTCGTGAGGTAAAGCATTCCTCCCTCAAAGCATTCAGCTCCATAACCAAAGTTTTAgattctgctttttctttctttctttttttttttttgagacagagtcttgctctgtcgcccaggctggagtgcactggcgcgatctcggctcactgtaacctctgcctcctgggttcaagcgattctcctgcctcagcctcctgagtagctgggattacaggcatgtgccaccatgtccggctaaggtttttttttttttttttttttttgtatttttagtagagacgggttttcaccatgttggccaggctggtcttgaactcatgacctcaggtgatccacccacctcagcttcccaaagtgctgagattacaggcatgagccactgcgcctggccagattcTGCTTTTTCAAGAAAGGGCTCACAACCATATCTCAGCCAAAAAGTCTT
This region includes:
- the XKRX gene encoding XK-related protein 2 — encoded protein: MNTRPQHSERTSTMDRVYEIPEEPNVDPVSSLEEDVIRGANPRFTFPFSILFSTFLYCGEAASALYMVRIYRKNSETYWMTYTFSFFMFSSIMVQLTLIFVHRDLAKDKPLSLFMHLILLGPVIRCLEAMIKYLTLWKKEEQEEPYVSLTRKKMLIDGEEVLIEWEVGHSIRTLAMHRNAYKRMSQIQAFLGSVPQLTYQLYVSLISAEVPLGRVVLMVFSLVSVTYGATLCNMLAIQIKYDDYKIRLGPLEVLCITIWRTLEITSRLLILVLFSATLKLKAVPFLVLNFLIILFEPWIKFWRSGAQMPNNIEKNFSRVGTLVVLISVTILYAGINFSCWSALQLRLADRDLVDKGQNWGHMGLHYSVRLVENVIMVLVFKFFGVKVLLNYCHSLIALQLIIAYLISIGFMLLFFQYLHPLRSLFTHNVVDYLHCVCCHQHPRTRVENSEPPFETEARQSVV